In Lachnospiraceae bacterium, one DNA window encodes the following:
- a CDS encoding amidohydrolase family protein, with product MLDIKITNAKTRKTGKELVEIGIENGKITAIASSVEGEAKQIIDAKGKLVTESFVNGHLHLCKVYTLEMAGQDALKEYNDNNMGGAMTSIERAADFKACYDEKWIIENVRKACDLAVKYGNTHIRAFADVDSKARLEGVKGVIRGREEYKDRLDIQVVAFPQDGVAREPGAKELIKDALDLGADVVGGIPWIEFTEKEELDHVNSMCDYAKEYNKDISMLLDDVGDAEERTLEMLCKKVIEMGWQGRATAQHCRAMELYPENYFRKLVSLLKKAQIGVVSDPHTGPLHARVKDLLKAGVPVALGQDDIADAYYPYGECNMLQVAFLASHLLHMVSFDDMELLYDMITTTAAKVLGIKDHELKVGGNADLVVLEDEDVYHAIWHHTAPAYVIKSGVDITAK from the coding sequence ATGCTGGATATTAAGATTACAAATGCGAAAACAAGAAAAACAGGAAAAGAACTGGTGGAGATCGGAATTGAAAACGGAAAGATCACAGCCATTGCGTCATCTGTAGAAGGTGAAGCAAAACAGATCATTGATGCAAAAGGCAAGCTGGTAACAGAATCCTTTGTAAACGGCCATCTTCATCTGTGCAAGGTATATACATTGGAAATGGCAGGTCAGGACGCTTTAAAGGAATACAATGATAATAACATGGGCGGAGCAATGACCTCTATTGAAAGAGCCGCTGATTTTAAGGCATGCTATGATGAAAAATGGATCATTGAAAATGTGCGCAAGGCTTGTGATCTGGCTGTTAAATATGGTAACACTCATATCCGTGCATTTGCTGATGTAGACAGCAAAGCAAGACTGGAAGGCGTGAAAGGTGTTATCAGGGGAAGAGAGGAATATAAGGACCGTCTGGATATCCAGGTAGTTGCATTCCCACAGGATGGTGTTGCAAGAGAACCAGGCGCAAAGGAACTGATCAAAGATGCCCTGGATCTTGGCGCAGATGTAGTAGGCGGCATCCCGTGGATCGAGTTTACAGAGAAAGAAGAACTGGATCATGTAAATTCCATGTGTGATTATGCAAAGGAATACAATAAAGACATTTCCATGCTATTAGATGATGTAGGTGATGCAGAAGAGAGAACTCTTGAAATGTTATGCAAGAAAGTGATTGAAATGGGATGGCAGGGAAGAGCTACGGCACAGCATTGCCGTGCAATGGAACTGTATCCTGAAAATTACTTCAGAAAGCTGGTTTCTCTTTTAAAGAAAGCACAGATCGGTGTTGTATCAGATCCTCATACAGGCCCTCTCCATGCAAGAGTAAAAGATCTGTTAAAAGCAGGTGTTCCAGTTGCATTGGGACAGGATGATATTGCAGATGCATATTACCCATATGGCGAGTGCAATATGCTTCAGGTGGCCTTTCTTGCCAGCCATCTGCTCCATATGGTCAGCTTCGATGACATGGAACTGCTTTATGACATGATAACTACTACTGCAGCAAAAGTTCTTGGCATCAAGGATCATGAGCTGAAAGTTGGCGGAAATGCCGATCTGGTAGTCCTGGAGGATGAAGATGTATATCATGCCATTTGGCATCATACAGCCCCTGCTTATGTAATTAAGAGTGGTGTGGATATTACTGCAAAGTAG
- a CDS encoding LysR family transcriptional regulator has protein sequence MNLSYLKYAVEVEKTGSITKAAQNYYMNQPHLSKIIRELERDLGCPIFDRTSRGMIPTVRGEEFLRYAKGIMEQEAQLDKLCSRNKECPREIRLCGPRASYISSTLKNFLKEDDRLFTTNVRYKETNSKDVVRLVSSKEFDLGIVRCQVLYEPFFLKMIQDEHLDSKVLWQFSPKVLMSPSHPLAGKEPLDHLDFSQSVELLQGDIQYPSFTPENTDCVLPDSDPRHTIYIYDRGSQYEFLRHLPGAYMWTSPVPYSTLTEAKLIQRECTRPDNVFKDLLVCRSNYRLSKAETELTQWLDRTISQLSD, from the coding sequence ATGAATCTTTCCTATTTAAAATACGCTGTAGAAGTAGAAAAAACCGGTTCTATTACAAAAGCAGCCCAGAACTATTATATGAACCAGCCCCATTTAAGCAAGATCATCCGTGAACTGGAGCGTGATCTTGGATGTCCCATCTTTGACCGTACCAGCAGGGGAATGATCCCTACTGTCCGTGGAGAAGAATTCCTGCGCTACGCAAAAGGGATCATGGAACAGGAAGCTCAGTTAGACAAGCTCTGCTCCAGAAATAAGGAATGTCCCCGTGAAATTCGTCTTTGCGGACCCCGTGCTTCTTATATATCCAGCACTTTAAAGAATTTTTTAAAAGAAGATGACCGGCTTTTTACGACCAATGTGCGCTATAAAGAAACGAACTCCAAGGACGTGGTCCGTCTGGTCTCTTCCAAAGAATTTGACTTAGGCATTGTCCGCTGTCAGGTACTTTACGAACCATTTTTCCTTAAAATGATACAGGATGAACATTTGGACAGCAAGGTCTTATGGCAGTTCTCTCCTAAGGTACTTATGTCCCCCTCGCATCCTCTTGCAGGAAAGGAGCCTTTAGACCACCTTGATTTTTCCCAGTCCGTAGAACTGCTTCAGGGAGATATCCAGTATCCTTCTTTTACCCCGGAAAATACTGACTGTGTCCTTCCGGACAGTGATCCCCGCCATACCATTTATATTTATGACCGGGGCAGCCAGTATGAATTTCTCCGCCATCTTCCAGGTGCCTATATGTGGACTTCTCCTGTTCCGTACAGCACCCTTACAGAAGCAAAACTGATCCAGAGAGAATGTACCCGCCCGGATAATGTATTCAAGGATCTTTTAGTCTGTCGCAGCAACTACCGCCTGTCCAAAGCAGAAACAGAACTGACCCAGTGGCTGGACCGCACTATCAGCCAGCTGTCTGACTAA
- a CDS encoding amidohydrolase family protein yields MGITLYKNADWILTVNEKREKFRHGDLLISGKEILDVGNDLEKKYAGKLQIDKTIDAKGTVILPGFVNVHHHTWQSLIRNIQATRGLKLEPWLTVMYEIYKDLNTDVARAGVYSGLGDMLKTGCTTSNDLWYPHPVGVKYLVDAEIQAAAEIGIRFHPTRGFHSVPSDIVPPEVVDTKESVTEDTIRLVKKYHDRSRFSMCQVGIAPSIAQYETEDIIEAVVDLAEEYDIMVHGHLAESQHEVEYTLKTWGCRPFEWFKRHRLLGKRFYFAHCIHLNEEEIEQMAETETGVAHCPISNMLLSSGACPVPSYLKHGLTRIGLGVDGAASSNSSNMLEEIRCAYLLNRLTWGDQAATPDDYLYMATAGGAKVLGRDDIGYLAPGMAADFTVMDWNQLTYAGGCYDPVACIVESGDPRLVKDVVVNGELVVSSGKLTKVNEEEKRDYVNQVGKDLLTRASVRIGSLKEDIG; encoded by the coding sequence ATGGGGATAACACTTTATAAGAATGCCGACTGGATCCTTACTGTAAATGAAAAACGGGAAAAATTCCGTCATGGAGATCTGCTGATCTCCGGAAAAGAGATCCTGGACGTAGGAAATGATCTGGAGAAAAAATATGCAGGTAAATTACAGATTGATAAAACCATAGATGCTAAGGGAACTGTGATCCTTCCTGGATTTGTAAATGTCCATCATCATACCTGGCAGTCACTGATCCGCAATATACAGGCAACAAGAGGTCTGAAACTGGAACCATGGCTTACTGTTATGTATGAGATCTACAAAGATCTGAATACAGATGTAGCCCGTGCAGGTGTTTATTCCGGACTGGGCGATATGCTGAAAACAGGCTGTACCACATCCAATGACCTGTGGTATCCACATCCTGTGGGAGTAAAGTATCTGGTTGATGCAGAGATCCAGGCAGCTGCAGAGATAGGCATCCGTTTCCATCCTACCAGAGGATTCCACTCTGTACCAAGCGATATTGTACCGCCGGAAGTGGTAGATACCAAGGAAAGTGTCACAGAAGATACCATCAGGCTGGTGAAAAAGTATCATGACCGTTCCCGCTTTTCTATGTGTCAGGTGGGAATTGCGCCAAGTATCGCACAGTATGAGACAGAAGATATCATAGAGGCTGTTGTAGATCTTGCAGAAGAATATGACATTATGGTCCATGGTCATCTTGCAGAAAGTCAGCATGAAGTAGAATATACACTTAAGACATGGGGCTGCCGTCCTTTTGAATGGTTTAAGAGACACAGACTTCTTGGAAAGAGATTCTATTTTGCACATTGTATCCACTTAAATGAAGAAGAGATTGAACAGATGGCTGAAACAGAAACAGGCGTAGCACACTGCCCGATCTCCAATATGCTTTTAAGCTCAGGTGCATGCCCGGTACCTTCTTATTTAAAACATGGTCTTACAAGGATCGGACTGGGAGTGGACGGAGCTGCAAGCAGTAATTCTTCCAATATGTTGGAAGAGATCCGGTGTGCATATCTGTTAAACCGTCTGACCTGGGGAGATCAGGCAGCGACACCAGATGATTATCTGTATATGGCAACAGCTGGAGGTGCAAAAGTCCTTGGAAGAGATGATATTGGTTATCTTGCACCAGGAATGGCTGCTGATTTTACAGTTATGGATTGGAACCAGCTTACCTATGCAGGCGGCTGCTATGATCCGGTGGCATGTATTGTAGAAAGTGGAGATCCGCGTCTTGTAAAAGATGTAGTGGTAAATGGGGAATTAGTTGTATCATCAGGAAAACTTACGAAAGTAAACGAAGAAGAAAAACGGGATTATGTAAATCAGGTAGGTAAAGACTTACTGACAAGAGCTTCTGTTCGAATTGGCAGTTTAAAAGAAGATATCGGCTAA
- a CDS encoding iron-containing alcohol dehydrogenase: MMRFTLPRDLYHGKDALESLKTLPGKKAIVVVGGGSMKRFGFLDKVEAYLKEAGMEVQLFEGVEPDPSVETVMKGAKAMQEFKPDWIVAVGGGSPIDAAKAMWVFYEYPDTKFEDLITPFSFPTLRTKAKFCAISSTSGTATEVTAFSVITDYAKGIKYPLADFNITPDVAIVDPALAATMPKKLTAHTGMDAMTHAIEAYVSTLHCEYTDPLALHAIELINEYLVASYNGDLDARAKMHDAQCLAGMAFSNALLGIVHSMAHKTGAAYSGGHIVHGCANAMYLPKVIKYNAKEPEAAARYAKIAKFINLPGNTDEELVDALIARIREMNKDLDIPTCIKYYEGGIIDEKEFMEKLPKVAELAVGDACTGSNPRSINPDLMAKLLKCCYYDEEVDF; encoded by the coding sequence ATTATGAGATTCACATTACCAAGAGATTTATACCATGGAAAAGATGCACTGGAGTCCTTAAAGACACTGCCTGGCAAGAAAGCCATTGTTGTTGTAGGCGGCGGCTCCATGAAGCGTTTCGGTTTCCTGGATAAAGTAGAAGCTTACTTAAAAGAAGCAGGAATGGAAGTTCAGTTATTTGAAGGCGTTGAGCCAGATCCTTCTGTAGAGACCGTTATGAAGGGTGCAAAAGCTATGCAGGAATTCAAACCTGACTGGATCGTAGCTGTAGGTGGTGGTTCACCAATCGATGCTGCAAAGGCTATGTGGGTATTCTATGAGTATCCTGATACCAAGTTCGAAGACCTGATCACACCATTCAGCTTCCCAACACTGCGTACAAAAGCTAAATTCTGTGCTATCTCCTCTACCTCCGGTACAGCTACCGAAGTTACTGCATTCTCTGTAATCACAGATTATGCTAAGGGAATCAAATATCCTCTGGCTGACTTCAACATCACACCAGATGTTGCTATCGTTGACCCGGCTTTAGCAGCTACTATGCCTAAGAAGCTGACCGCACATACTGGTATGGATGCTATGACTCATGCTATCGAGGCTTATGTTTCCACACTGCACTGCGAATACACCGATCCATTAGCACTCCATGCAATCGAACTGATCAACGAATATCTGGTTGCTTCCTACAATGGCGATCTGGATGCCCGTGCTAAAATGCATGACGCACAGTGCTTAGCTGGTATGGCATTCTCTAACGCATTATTAGGTATCGTTCACTCTATGGCACACAAGACCGGTGCTGCTTACTCTGGCGGACATATTGTTCATGGATGTGCTAACGCAATGTACCTGCCAAAGGTTATCAAATACAACGCAAAAGAACCTGAAGCAGCTGCAAGATATGCTAAGATCGCTAAGTTCATCAACCTGCCGGGAAATACTGATGAAGAACTGGTAGATGCTCTGATCGCAAGGATCCGCGAGATGAACAAGGATCTGGATATTCCTACCTGCATCAAGTACTATGAAGGCGGAATCATCGATGAGAAAGAATTCATGGAGAAACTGCCTAAGGTTGCAGAACTGGCAGTAGGCGATGCCTGCACCGGCTCCAACCCAAGAAGCATCAACCCAGATCTGATGGCTAAGCTGCTTAAGTGCTGCTACTATGATGAGGAAGTTGATTTCTAA
- a CDS encoding xanthine permease gives MYDPEQAVFEEQPESNIEIAYGIEDVPKPLWKAILFALQITLVDFTPFMWAAGFASLAGIDQPDFVPTLLCACFFCMGICTFLQTTVGNRLPIVQGSSSALMSSMGNIAGVYGLPAVWGASFIGGLIQTVLGVTKTVSKVRKFLPPVVVGSVVTAIGFVAARIAVQWTFSKQEPLYLILALISFLLALVLKFKTKGIISQGFILVTVVIVGVVVSSFLGIFDWEAVHAAPWLRIPRLFPFTGMKGQPSGAITIIAAAVIGGFSGYMGAIFESVGDYAATCAACDEVYRVKHIDKGIMASGLGCMITALFGGLPCTSYTQNIGIVAATGVASRRVTQFAGGLFQLYGFCPKMAYILAGIPKPVIGAVFLISAASIMFSGIDSIVSSPRTLRNTLVAGITLTLAVMLPYQCTSTYKEWADGLSPFLNMLCTSPVFIAVLCGVGLNVLLNIVLKES, from the coding sequence ATGTATGACCCAGAACAGGCGGTATTTGAAGAACAGCCAGAATCTAACATTGAAATTGCATACGGAATAGAAGATGTTCCAAAACCATTGTGGAAAGCGATCCTTTTTGCACTTCAGATCACATTAGTGGATTTCACACCTTTTATGTGGGCAGCCGGTTTTGCTTCTTTAGCCGGGATCGATCAACCTGATTTTGTACCTACTTTGCTTTGTGCCTGCTTTTTCTGCATGGGTATATGCACTTTTCTTCAGACAACGGTAGGAAACAGGCTTCCTATTGTGCAAGGTTCATCTTCTGCTTTGATGTCTTCCATGGGTAATATAGCAGGTGTTTATGGCCTTCCTGCTGTATGGGGCGCATCCTTTATAGGAGGTCTGATCCAGACAGTACTTGGAGTGACCAAAACAGTCAGTAAAGTAAGAAAATTTCTTCCACCGGTAGTGGTTGGTTCTGTAGTAACTGCAATTGGCTTTGTAGCAGCAAGGATTGCAGTCCAGTGGACATTTTCCAAACAGGAACCGTTGTATCTGATCCTGGCACTGATTTCATTTTTACTGGCACTTGTACTTAAATTTAAAACAAAAGGAATCATTTCCCAGGGATTTATACTTGTTACAGTTGTGATCGTAGGAGTAGTGGTATCATCTTTTCTGGGGATTTTTGACTGGGAAGCAGTTCACGCAGCCCCATGGCTGAGAATCCCGCGTCTTTTCCCATTTACAGGTATGAAAGGACAGCCAAGTGGTGCGATCACCATTATAGCGGCAGCTGTTATCGGTGGTTTTAGTGGATATATGGGAGCTATTTTTGAGTCTGTAGGAGATTATGCTGCAACCTGTGCAGCCTGTGATGAGGTGTACAGAGTAAAGCATATTGATAAGGGAATCATGGCCAGTGGCCTTGGCTGTATGATCACAGCTCTTTTTGGAGGCCTGCCATGTACATCTTATACACAGAATATAGGTATCGTGGCAGCTACCGGTGTAGCTTCCAGACGTGTGACCCAGTTTGCAGGGGGACTCTTCCAACTTTATGGTTTCTGTCCTAAAATGGCATATATCCTGGCAGGTATCCCTAAACCGGTTATCGGAGCTGTTTTTCTAATCTCAGCGGCTTCCATCATGTTTTCTGGGATCGATTCCATTGTATCATCTCCAAGAACATTGAGAAATACGCTGGTAGCCGGAATTACCCTTACTTTAGCAGTTATGCTTCCATATCAGTGTACTTCTACTTATAAAGAGTGGGCAGATGGACTTTCGCCATTTTTAAATATGCTTTGTACTTCACCGGTATTTATTGCAGTACTGTGTGGTGTGGGATTAAATGTATTGTTGAATATTGTTTTAAAAGAATCATAA
- a CDS encoding TIGR00366 family protein, protein MKKLFDTLVDGSVALISRFLPDAYILVLLLTVILFIAAIPVTGIAPAEGITVLDRLIDLVYKGWYGGFWNLLGFGMQMVLIVVTGTMFANTEPVHKIIVKIASVPKTPKQALILVSAVGMVAYFLQWGAALIVCAVLAQEVAKKVKGIHYPLLVAAAYVGNAFCLVGISGTIALNVAGGWNFEGVWSTTGIPFRETVFAPYNLFIYVVGAIVLCLLITAMHPSPEKTKTVDPSIFNEVSAAKVYKSPSEMTPAEKLETSVLLNGAITCIGFFCVIWSFVDSLYIKKQSFSLSINQVNMIFLFASIAMYKTPVRTVEAVKKSLGGAVGVVLQMPFYAGIAGLISYNGGSTGVSIAQVIAGFFVHISNAQTFPLFTCLSAVIVKLFVPSGGAQWAVQGPIVMQAVQSFMPAVSEGKAAMALSWGNSCCNLLQPFWLIPVLEVAKLKVRDVMGYCVICLIALLVIISAGLLFL, encoded by the coding sequence TTGAAAAAGTTGTTTGATACACTGGTAGATGGAAGTGTAGCTCTGATCAGCCGCTTTTTACCGGATGCATACATTCTGGTCCTGCTTTTAACGGTAATACTGTTCATAGCAGCCATTCCTGTTACCGGTATTGCTCCTGCAGAAGGGATCACAGTGCTCGACCGTCTGATAGATCTTGTATATAAAGGCTGGTATGGTGGTTTCTGGAATCTTTTAGGATTTGGAATGCAGATGGTGCTGATCGTAGTGACAGGAACCATGTTTGCCAATACAGAGCCAGTGCATAAGATCATTGTAAAGATCGCATCTGTACCTAAAACACCAAAGCAGGCTCTTATCCTGGTATCAGCAGTAGGTATGGTGGCATATTTTCTTCAGTGGGGCGCAGCATTGATCGTATGTGCAGTGCTGGCCCAGGAAGTGGCAAAAAAGGTAAAAGGGATCCATTATCCATTGCTTGTGGCAGCTGCCTATGTAGGAAATGCGTTCTGCCTGGTGGGAATATCCGGCACCATCGCCTTAAATGTAGCCGGTGGCTGGAATTTTGAAGGCGTATGGAGTACAACAGGTATTCCTTTCAGGGAAACGGTATTTGCACCTTATAATCTGTTTATCTATGTGGTTGGTGCCATTGTTCTATGCCTGCTGATCACTGCCATGCATCCATCTCCTGAAAAGACGAAAACAGTGGATCCGTCTATATTTAATGAAGTATCTGCAGCAAAAGTTTATAAATCCCCCAGTGAAATGACTCCTGCAGAAAAGCTGGAAACATCCGTACTTTTAAACGGAGCCATTACATGTATTGGATTTTTCTGTGTGATCTGGAGTTTTGTAGACTCTCTTTATATTAAAAAGCAGTCTTTTTCACTTTCTATTAATCAGGTTAATATGATCTTCTTGTTTGCCTCCATTGCGATGTATAAAACACCTGTACGTACAGTAGAAGCAGTGAAAAAATCTCTTGGCGGAGCAGTAGGAGTGGTTCTGCAGATGCCCTTTTATGCGGGTATTGCAGGACTGATCAGTTATAACGGTGGTTCTACAGGTGTTTCTATTGCACAGGTGATCGCTGGATTTTTTGTACATATTTCCAATGCACAGACATTTCCACTGTTTACCTGCCTCAGTGCAGTGATCGTAAAGCTGTTTGTGCCAAGCGGCGGGGCACAGTGGGCGGTCCAGGGTCCCATTGTAATGCAGGCAGTGCAGAGTTTTATGCCTGCAGTGTCGGAAGGAAAAGCGGCAATGGCTCTTTCCTGGGGAAATTCCTGCTGCAACTTGTTGCAGCCGTTCTGGCTGATTCCGGTGCTGGAAGTAGCGAAGTTAAAGGTAAGAGATGTAATGGGATATTGTGTGATCTGTCTGATCGCCCTTTTGGTGATCATATCAGCCGGTCTGCTGTTTTTATAA
- a CDS encoding DUF6198 family protein codes for MNNKKGNFAELAYVMGMILCPLGVCLSAKSGFGVSMVVAPAYVLYLRISETLPWFTFGKSEYIFQGLLLIVLGIAVRRFKWKYLLSFVTAFLYGNILDLWYDVLGAEQYTVFWQRGMSCVLGTVITSLAIAFFLRTYLPQEAYEMFVKDISDTFHKDTTKVKWIFDFTALCIAVILMLVLFRRFAFDMVGFNTVLATIVNAPLIGIFGKILDRAGSFDSSFPQFYEKFQSIMN; via the coding sequence ATGAACAATAAAAAAGGAAATTTTGCGGAACTTGCTTATGTAATGGGAATGATCCTGTGCCCTTTAGGTGTCTGCCTGTCAGCAAAAAGCGGTTTTGGTGTATCAATGGTAGTTGCTCCTGCGTATGTACTGTATCTTAGGATTTCAGAAACACTGCCGTGGTTTACATTTGGAAAATCTGAGTACATATTCCAGGGACTACTACTGATCGTATTAGGAATTGCAGTAAGACGGTTTAAATGGAAATATTTGTTATCGTTTGTTACAGCGTTTCTTTACGGAAATATCCTGGATCTCTGGTATGATGTTTTGGGAGCAGAACAGTATACAGTGTTCTGGCAGAGGGGAATGTCCTGCGTTTTAGGAACAGTGATCACTTCGCTGGCGATCGCATTTTTCCTGAGGACCTACCTCCCACAGGAAGCCTATGAAATGTTTGTAAAAGATATTTCAGATACATTTCATAAAGATACAACAAAGGTTAAATGGATATTTGATTTTACAGCTCTTTGCATTGCAGTGATCCTTATGCTTGTATTATTCCGCCGTTTTGCTTTTGATATGGTAGGTTTTAATACAGTTCTTGCAACCATCGTAAATGCTCCGCTGATTGGTATTTTTGGAAAAATACTGGATCGTGCCGGAAGTTTTGATTCTTCATTTCCACAATTCTATGAAAAGTTCCAGAGTATTATGAATTAA
- a CDS encoding cyclase family protein, giving the protein MSKWSDIKMYDLSIPIGISTPPWPTYEPLQVKYFKRLAPNGANGQLVTHSNHVGTHLDGPRHFDTAGRDIAALELTKLCAPGVVVDLSDMAEDFGIYTPEDIEKRVEVREGDILIINTGYHKYGFDQPTADERRYMLRHPGPSLDFIKWVREKKIKWLGVDCGSADHPMNTKIRDWEPMEAEKCDAIFREKYGKSLNEVYPWPEHYQAMHLELFGQPYEAIHAECMGGEIDKLSNKRVVIGCFPWKFQDGESCISRIVAFDGFEDV; this is encoded by the coding sequence ATGAGTAAATGGTCTGACATCAAAATGTACGATTTAAGTATCCCGATCGGAATCAGCACACCACCGTGGCCAACTTATGAACCACTGCAGGTAAAATATTTTAAGCGTCTGGCTCCAAATGGTGCTAACGGACAGCTGGTAACACATTCCAACCATGTGGGAACCCATCTGGATGGTCCACGCCACTTTGATACAGCCGGAAGAGATATTGCAGCCTTAGAGCTTACCAAGCTTTGTGCTCCTGGCGTAGTAGTAGACCTTTCTGATATGGCAGAAGATTTTGGTATTTATACACCAGAAGACATTGAAAAGAGAGTAGAAGTACGTGAAGGAGATATCCTGATCATCAATACAGGTTATCATAAGTATGGATTTGACCAGCCGACAGCAGATGAGCGCCGCTACATGCTGCGTCATCCGGGACCATCTCTTGATTTTATCAAGTGGGTACGTGAAAAGAAGATCAAATGGCTGGGTGTAGACTGCGGTTCTGCTGACCATCCAATGAATACAAAGATCCGCGACTGGGAGCCAATGGAAGCTGAGAAGTGCGATGCTATCTTCCGTGAGAAGTATGGCAAGTCCTTAAATGAGGTTTATCCATGGCCAGAGCATTATCAGGCAATGCATTTAGAGCTGTTTGGCCAGCCTTATGAGGCGATCCATGCAGAATGTATGGGCGGTGAGATTGATAAGCTGTCTAACAAGCGAGTTGTAATTGGCTGCTTCCCATGGAAGTTCCAGGACGGTGAAAGCTGTATCAGCCGTATTGTGGCATTTGATGGTTTTGAGGATGTATAA
- the arcC gene encoding carbamate kinase — protein sequence MGKRIVIALGGNALGKTISEQAEVVKGTAKAIAGLILAGHQVVISHGNGPQVGMIQKSMTALHKQDPEHYELCPLSVCTAMSQGYIGLDLQRALRNELERSGIRKPITTILTQVQVDPEDEAYKKPSKPIGAYVTEAEAEILRKERGFVFAQDAGRGIRRVVPSPKPVAILEMESIRGMVEEGQIVIACGGGGVPVVKNENGDYIGTEAIIDKDFASEKLAEELEADYLIILTAVEKVAIGYGTPREKWLDHMSVKEAEFYIEEGQFAPGSMLPKVEAAVAFAKSGKGRKALITLLEKAEDGIEGKTGTEIELV from the coding sequence ATGGGAAAACGAATTGTAATTGCACTGGGCGGAAACGCTCTTGGAAAAACGATCTCAGAGCAGGCAGAAGTTGTAAAAGGAACTGCAAAGGCGATTGCAGGCCTGATCCTTGCAGGACATCAGGTTGTTATTTCACATGGGAATGGACCTCAGGTGGGAATGATCCAGAAGTCGATGACAGCTTTGCATAAGCAGGATCCCGAACATTATGAACTTTGCCCATTATCTGTGTGTACAGCAATGAGTCAGGGATATATTGGTCTGGATCTTCAGAGAGCTTTAAGAAATGAACTGGAAAGATCCGGGATCCGTAAACCTATTACTACCATTCTTACCCAGGTTCAGGTGGATCCGGAAGATGAGGCATATAAAAAGCCTTCTAAACCCATCGGAGCCTATGTAACAGAGGCGGAAGCAGAGATTCTGAGAAAAGAAAGAGGTTTTGTGTTTGCACAGGACGCTGGCAGAGGAATCCGCCGCGTAGTTCCTTCACCAAAGCCTGTGGCTATCCTTGAAATGGAGTCTATCCGTGGAATGGTGGAAGAAGGCCAGATCGTGATCGCTTGCGGAGGCGGCGGTGTTCCTGTAGTAAAGAACGAAAACGGAGACTATATTGGCACGGAAGCGATCATAGATAAAGATTTTGCATCTGAAAAACTGGCAGAAGAGCTGGAGGCAGATTATCTGATCATTCTTACAGCAGTAGAAAAAGTGGCGATCGGCTATGGTACACCAAGAGAAAAGTGGCTGGATCATATGAGTGTGAAAGAAGCAGAATTTTATATAGAGGAAGGACAGTTTGCTCCAGGTTCCATGCTTCCAAAGGTAGAGGCAGCAGTTGCTTTTGCAAAATCTGGCAAAGGAAGAAAAGCACTGATTACGTTGCTTGAAAAAGCAGAAGATGGAATTGAAGGAAAAACAGGAACAGAAATAGAATTGGTTTAA